The genomic DNA ATACTCGGGACGGTCGCGGTAGCAGACGTTGAAGTTGTGGAAGTCGCGCCCCGCGGCACCCAGGATGACCACGCGCGTCCTCACGGCGCATCCGCCCCCGGATGCTGCAGATCGCCCACGGCCTCGGCGAGGATGCCCAACCCGGTGGCCAGCTCCTCCGCGCTCGCGGTCAACGGTGGGATGAAGCGGATGACGTGTCCAGCGTAGCCGGCCGGGTAGAGGATCAGCCCGCGGCGGAGGCAACCCTCCAGGACCGTCCGCACCGCCGTCCCCGAGGGCCGCCCGCCCTGCTGCGGATCGACGAGCTCGATCCCAATCATCAGTCCCCTGCCCCGCACCTCCCCGACGTGCGGCGACTGCTGCGCCAGGCCCGGAAGCGCCTTCCACGCCTCGGCGGCGCGCTGCCGGGCGTTCTCCAGGACCCCTTCCTCCCGGAAGACCTCTAGCGTGGCCACGGCCGCGGCGCAGGCCACGGGATTACCGCCGAAGGTGGTGCCGTGGGCACCGGCGGGCCAGCGGGCCATGAGCTCCGGACGGGCGGCCACGGCACTCAGTGGCAGACCCGAGGCGATGGACTTGGAGAGCACCATAATGTCGGGGTCGACGCCGAAGGTCTGCGCCGCGAACATTTCCCCCGTGCGCCCGAAGCCTGTCTGGATCTCATCGAAGACAAGCAGGATGCCATGTCGGGTGCACAGCTCCCGCAGCCGCGGCAGAAAGTCCGGCGGAGGAACAACGTACCCGCCCTCGCCCAGGATGGGCTCCACGATCACCGCGGCGACCTCCTCGGGGGCCACCACGTGGGTGAACAACCGCTCCAGGCTGACCCACGGCTCGTCGCAGCATCCCTGCGCCGGGCGGCGCGGGCAGCGGAAGCAGTAGGGATAGGGGACGTGGTAGACGGAGGGAAGGAATGGCTCGTAGTGGCGGCGGTACTTGACCGACGACGTGGTCACCGACGCCGCGCCGTAGGAGCGTCCGTGAAATCCGCCGATGAACGCCACGATGGCCGGCCGGCCGCTGGTGTAGCGCGCCAGCTTCAGGGCACCCTCCACAGCCTCGGTCCCTCCGTTGCTCCAGAAGAACGCGGTCAGCCCGCCGGGCATGACCTCTCCCAGCGCCTCGCAGAGCCGGAGGACGGAATCGTACAGGTATACGCCCAGGGGGCCGTGGATCAGCGCCTCCAGCTGCGCCCTGGCCGCCGCCACCACCCGCGGGTGGCCGTGACCGAGGTTGCAGGCGGCCATCCCCGAGACGAAGTCGAGGAAACGGCGGCCGTCGGGCGTGTAGACGTAGCTGCCGGCGGCGCGCACCACGGGCAGGCAAGGCCAGTCCTCAGCCAGGCTGGGGGCGAGCCACTGACGAACGTGCAGGAGGCGCTCCGCGAAATCGGCCATGCAAGGGTTGATTACATATTATGCAATCTATTTGCACAATGTCAAACCTAAGAACCCGAGGCTGCGGGGAAACCGCCGTGAAGGATAGACCGAGAACAGACCCGCCGGCGGGCGACCGACTCATCCAGTCCGCGTTGCGACGGCAGTCAGCCCACTCAGCCGGTGTGCGTTGCGCCGGCAGCCCCCTGCATGGCCCGCCGCACCAGCTCCCGGGCGCCGGGGTGGGCGGCCAGGAGCGGAGCGCACAGCCGCAGCAGGGCTTCCACCGCCTGCGCGATCAGCACACCCTCGCCGTTTGCCACCGCGTGCCCCGTCCAGCGCGCGTGCTTAAGCAGGACTGACTCCGGCGGCGCGTAGATCAGGTCCAGGACCACCGCCTCCGGCCGCAGGCGCATGGTTCGGCGCAGCGAGACCTCCAGGTTGCGGACGATGCCCGGCCAGGCCCGCTCCCACCAGGCGGCGGGAGGGACGGCCGGTGCGGCCAGACTGAGGCCGGGCGCGCCGGGGGTGGTGGGTGGGGACGGGAGCAGCGGCGGGTCGGCGGGCCCAAGAGGCGAGAACGGCTCCAGCCAGGTCACCCCTGCGGCGGTGGTGAGGGGACCGGACATCCCCACGCTGGTGGCGTTGACCACGGCGCCAACCTCGGGGAGCACCTCCTCCAGCTCCTCAGGAGGCACGACGCGGACCTCTGCCCCGGATCGCCGGATAACAGACGCCGTCTCCTCCGCGCGCTCCGGGTTGCGGTTGGACAGGACGATGCCCCTCCCGGGCATCCCCCTGGCTATCGCCACGCCTGCGGCCCGCCCCGCCCCACCTGCGCCCAGGAGGAGCACCGGGCGCACCCGGTCGCCCGCAGGCGCGCTCCCCTCCAGCCGCCGCAGCACCTCCAGTGCTGCCGGACCGTCCGTGTTCGCCCCGAGGAGCTGTCCCTTTGGCGTGCGCACCACCACGTTCACGGCGCCCACCGCCTCCGCATCAGCATCGACACCGTCCAGGAAGGGTATCACCTGTTCCTTGTAGGGGACGGTGACGCTGAAGCCCAGCAGAGTGGGAGCGGCCCGGCAGGCGGAGAGGAACGCCTCCAGCTGCTGTGGCGCCACGTCGAAGGCGGCGTACACCGCGGGCAGGCCCAGCGCCTGGAAGGCGGCGTTCCACAGAAGGGGGCTGCGCGAATACAGCGAGGGATGGCTGCCCAGCACACCCGCCGCCCAGGCCGCATGCACCGCAGGCAGGGCGTTGTGGACGTGCGGCCGCAGCGGCGCGAAGGGGTCGACGTGGCTCCGGTCGCCGGGGTGCGGGCCGCTACCGTGGCGGCCGCCACCCGGGCTACCGCCGTGAGAGGCGTCCCCCGGGCCGCTGCCCTGACTGCCCCGGTTCACGGCTGCTGCTCCTGGGGGATGGTCAACCGCAGCGGCCCCTCGGCCACCACCCGCCCCGTCCCATAGTCCACGGTGACACGCTGCGCCCAGAGCGTCCGGCCCTGCTGTGTCAGGCGCACCTGCCCGGTGAGCACGGCCTGCTGCGCCGGGAGCAGGAGGGACACCCGGTCCGCCGTCGCATCCATGTCGTCCACCCGGAGCCGCACGCTCCCCCAGACGGTGACCTCGCGGCGCAGGAGGCGAGCTTCCAGGCGGTCCCCCTCGGCAACGCCGCGCCTCGCCTCCACCCGCACTGCTCCGGCCATGGTCAGCAGGTCGCCCTCCAGGCGGTAGAGGAGCCGAGCCCCCTGCGCTTGCAGGTCCGTTCCAGCCCACAGCCGCACATCTCCCTCCGCCCATATCTCGGTGAGGCGGGCCGCGGCGTACCGCGCGCTGATCCGCCGACCGCGCAGTACCCCCTGTGAGGTTCGCACCGTCCCCGGGGTGAGGAGGATGGTGCGGCGGTGGAGGTCCACCTCAGCGCGGGCGCCCTCGGCGGCGGTGGTTCCGTCAGAGATCTGCACCCGGCCGGTGGCCACAATTACCCCGGCGGGCTCCACGATGAGCTCGTCAGCGGTGATGGTGATGGCATCCGTCCCAGTCGAAGGAGCTGCAGCCGGAGCGGCGTCGGTTGTTCTTATAGCGCTGGAGGTGAGAGTGGCCCGGGCTGTGCTGGTGGCGCCCGATAAGGCGGTGACGACCGTGGTGCCAACCTCCGAGGAAACCGTGGCGCCCACTGCGGGCACGGGCCCAATTGCTATCGGCAGGAGCGCCGTCAGCAGCCCCACCCGCAGGCCGCGGCGCACCGGCCGGCCTACTCCCGGTCGATCTGCGCCCGCTGCAGCCGCCCGCTGTAGTCGATGTAGACGGCCTTCCACTCGCTGAAGACGTCGAGGACCTGCTCGCCGCCCTCCCGATGGCCGTTGCCCGTGTTCTTCGTCCCGCCAAAGGGCAGGTGCACCTCGGCGCCAATCGTCCCGTGGTTCACGTAGACGATGCCGGTCTCGATGTCGTCAATGGCTTCCATGGCCGCGTTGATGTCCCGGGTGAAGATGGAGGCGGAGAGCCCGTACTGAGTGCCGTTGAGGATGGTCACCGCCTCCTCCAGCGAGGCCGTCTCGATCAGGTCGGTGACCGGCCCGAAGATCTCCTCCTGCTCGATGCGCATCCCCGGCCGCACCTGGTCGAAGATGGTCGGTGCGTAGAAGAAGCCGCGGGCCAGCTCCCCGTCGGTGACGCGCCCACCGCCGGTCAGCAGGCGCGCCCCTTCCGCCTTGCCGATCTCCACGTACTGGTGGACGCGCTGCAGCTGGGCCTCGCTGACCACCGGGCCGACTTCGGTCTCCGGCTGCAGCCCGTCGCCCAGGCGGAGGCGCCGCGCCCGCTCCACCAGCCGCTCCGTGAGCTCCGCCCGCACGTCGCGGTGCACGATGATCCGGCTGCAGGCGGTGCAGCGCTGCCCCGAGGTGCCAAAGGCGCTCCAGATCAACGCGTCAGTGGCCAGGCCCAGGTCGGCGTCGGGCAGGACGATGGCCGCGTTCTTCCCGCCCATCTCCAGGGAGACCCGCTTGCCCAGGTGGGCGCACTTCTCCGCCAGGGCCAGCCCGACCTCGGTGGAGCCGGTGAAGGAGATGAGGCGGACCTGGGGGTGCTGCACCAGGGCCTCCCCAGCCGCCCCGCCGGGGCCGGTGACGATGTTGAGCACACCCGGGGGCAGCCCGGCCTCCTCGAAGAGCTGGACGAACTTCAGCCCCAGCAACGGTGTGTAGGACGCCGGCTTGAAGACCACCGTGTTGCCGCAGACCAGCGCAGGGAGGATCTTCCAGGAGGGGATGGCCATGGGGAAGTTCCAGGGTGTGATTACGCCCACCACGCCCAGGGGCGCGCGCACGCAGTAGGCGGCCTTGTGGGGCATCTCGCTGGGGGCGGTGTAGCCGTGCAGCCGCCGTCCTTCCCCGGCGATGAAGTAGGACATGTCGATGGCTTCCTGCACGTCGCCGCGGGCTTCCATAAGGACCTTGCCCATCTCCTGGGTCATCAGGCGGGCCAGCTCCTCCTTGCGCCGCAGGATCAGCTCGGCGACGCGGAAGAGGATCTCCGCGCGCCGCGGTGCCGGCACCCGCCGCCAGGAGGGGTAGGCGCGGGCGGCCGCCTGCACTGCATCCTCAACGTCCCCGGGGCCGGACTGGGGGACCAGTCCCAGCACCTGGCCGGTGGCCGGGTTGATGGTCTCCATCACCCGCCCCGACCTGGCCGGCACCCAGGCCCCGCCGATGTAGTTCTTGTAGGTGGCCACCTCAACCGCGCTCATGTCATCACCTCAAAGGCATCAGCCCACGCGCGCCGGCAACCGGTCCACCACCCGGGCGGCCACCTGGCGGAAGGCGCGCGCCGCAGGGCTGTCCGGGTGCGTGGTGACGATGGGCTCCCCGGCGTCGCTGCCTTCGCGGATGGCCGGGTCGAGGGGGATCTCGCCCAGCAGGGGTACACCCAGCAGCTCCGCCAGGCGCAGCCCGCCTCCCCGGCCGAAGATGTAGACCGGTGGAGCATCCGGCGCCGCCTGAAACCAGGACATGTTCTCGATGATGCCCAGCACCTCCATGTTCACCTTCTCCGCCATCCGCGCCGCCCGCCGGGCCACGTTCACCGCGGCCAATTGCGGTGTGGTCACCACCACCATGTGCGCCTGAGGCAGCGTCTGGGCCAGGGTGATGGGCACATCACCGGTGCCGGGAGGCAGGTCGATGAGCAGGTAGTCCAGGTCGTCTCCCCAGTGCACCTCGCCGATGAAGGTGGTGATGGTCTTGTGCAGGATGGGGCCACGCCAGATCACCGCCTCCCCCTCGTCGGGCAGGAGGAAGCCAATGGACATGACGCGGATGCCGTCCTTCTCCAGGGGGATGATCATCTGGTCGATCACGGTGGGCTGTCCTCCCAGCCCCAGCATCCGGGGGATGGAGAACCCGTAGACGTCGGCGTCGATGATCCCGATGCGGTGCCCGGCCTGGCGCATGGCCACAGCCAGGTTCACGGTGACCGTGGATTTCCCCACGCCTCCCTTGCCGCTGGCCACAACGATGACCCGGGTGGGGGATTCCGGGGTGAGGAAAGGGGAGCGTTCCTGCGGACCTGTGGCGCCGCCGCGCAGCTTGCCGATCAGGGCCTGCCGCTGCGCGTCGCTCATCACCCCCAGGGACACCTGCACCCCGCGCACCCCGGGCAGCCGCCGCAGGCGCTCCTCGATGGAGAGCTGGATGGCATCGCGCAGAGGGCAGCCTCCGATGGTGAGCAGAGCTTCCACCGAGACCACTCCGTCCCGGATGCGGACGTCCTTGACCATCTCCAGGTCCACGATGCTCCTGTGCAGCTCGGGGTCCTGGACCTCCCGCAGCGCCTGCAGGACCTGCTCCCGGCTCACCTGATCCATCTCGTCGGCCTCCCCCCGCCGCTACTCCTTCATACTAGCACACGGATCTCGCGACCCCCGGAAGCCTGAGTTGGCCTGCCGATACTTGGGGTATGATGCACTTGCCAGGAGGTTACGGCGCCAATGGAATCGGTGGAGGTCCGTCTTGCCCGGCTGGAGGGGAGCTACGAGCAAATCGACCGGCGCCTTGGCTCGATCGAAGCCCGGCTGGGCCGTGTCGAGGTGAAACTTGACGAGGTAACGAGTCGTCTGGGCGGCAAGATCGATGCGCTGGCAGCCCGTCTGGACGGGAAGATCGATGCGCTAAGCGGGCGGGTCCACGCCCTGCT from Armatimonadota bacterium includes the following:
- a CDS encoding aspartate aminotransferase family protein, with translation MADFAERLLHVRQWLAPSLAEDWPCLPVVRAAGSYVYTPDGRRFLDFVSGMAACNLGHGHPRVVAAARAQLEALIHGPLGVYLYDSVLRLCEALGEVMPGGLTAFFWSNGGTEAVEGALKLARYTSGRPAIVAFIGGFHGRSYGAASVTTSSVKYRRHYEPFLPSVYHVPYPYCFRCPRRPAQGCCDEPWVSLERLFTHVVAPEEVAAVIVEPILGEGGYVVPPPDFLPRLRELCTRHGILLVFDEIQTGFGRTGEMFAAQTFGVDPDIMVLSKSIASGLPLSAVAARPELMARWPAGAHGTTFGGNPVACAAAVATLEVFREEGVLENARQRAAEAWKALPGLAQQSPHVGEVRGRGLMIGIELVDPQQGGRPSGTAVRTVLEGCLRRGLILYPAGYAGHVIRFIPPLTASAEELATGLGILAEAVGDLQHPGADAP
- a CDS encoding LptA/OstA family protein, whose translation is MRRGLRVGLLTALLPIAIGPVPAVGATVSSEVGTTVVTALSGATSTARATLTSSAIRTTDAAPAAAPSTGTDAITITADELIVEPAGVIVATGRVQISDGTTAAEGARAEVDLHRRTILLTPGTVRTSQGVLRGRRISARYAAARLTEIWAEGDVRLWAGTDLQAQGARLLYRLEGDLLTMAGAVRVEARRGVAEGDRLEARLLRREVTVWGSVRLRVDDMDATADRVSLLLPAQQAVLTGQVRLTQQGRTLWAQRVTVDYGTGRVVAEGPLRLTIPQEQQP
- a CDS encoding aldehyde dehydrogenase family protein, with product MSAVEVATYKNYIGGAWVPARSGRVMETINPATGQVLGLVPQSGPGDVEDAVQAAARAYPSWRRVPAPRRAEILFRVAELILRRKEELARLMTQEMGKVLMEARGDVQEAIDMSYFIAGEGRRLHGYTAPSEMPHKAAYCVRAPLGVVGVITPWNFPMAIPSWKILPALVCGNTVVFKPASYTPLLGLKFVQLFEEAGLPPGVLNIVTGPGGAAGEALVQHPQVRLISFTGSTEVGLALAEKCAHLGKRVSLEMGGKNAAIVLPDADLGLATDALIWSAFGTSGQRCTACSRIIVHRDVRAELTERLVERARRLRLGDGLQPETEVGPVVSEAQLQRVHQYVEIGKAEGARLLTGGGRVTDGELARGFFYAPTIFDQVRPGMRIEQEEIFGPVTDLIETASLEEAVTILNGTQYGLSASIFTRDINAAMEAIDDIETGIVYVNHGTIGAEVHLPFGGTKNTGNGHREGGEQVLDVFSEWKAVYIDYSGRLQRAQIDRE
- a CDS encoding Mrp/NBP35 family ATP-binding protein; the protein is MDQVSREQVLQALREVQDPELHRSIVDLEMVKDVRIRDGVVSVEALLTIGGCPLRDAIQLSIEERLRRLPGVRGVQVSLGVMSDAQRQALIGKLRGGATGPQERSPFLTPESPTRVIVVASGKGGVGKSTVTVNLAVAMRQAGHRIGIIDADVYGFSIPRMLGLGGQPTVIDQMIIPLEKDGIRVMSIGFLLPDEGEAVIWRGPILHKTITTFIGEVHWGDDLDYLLIDLPPGTGDVPITLAQTLPQAHMVVVTTPQLAAVNVARRAARMAEKVNMEVLGIIENMSWFQAAPDAPPVYIFGRGGGLRLAELLGVPLLGEIPLDPAIREGSDAGEPIVTTHPDSPAARAFRQVAARVVDRLPARVG